The Candidatus Sulfotelmatobacter sp. genome has a window encoding:
- a CDS encoding DUF2911 domain-containing protein: MRYHYRSVCLLALLSAVLLSASLAQAQTATGETLMLDLPRASQHAVITQRIGITDITLNYHRPLANGRQVWGKLAPYGQVWRAGANENTTITFSDPVTIEGQALDKGTYGLHMIPGENQWTVIFSKNSTSWGSFTYKQEEDALRVNVKPQPAEAHDALTYDFDDLKPNSAVLTMRWDKVAVPFKVTVNVNDLVTASIHRQLHGLNQYYWEGWDDAAGYFLANKINLDEALKDEEQSIQSEERYDNVMNKSRILEAMGRAPDADAARNKALGIASPLQLYFYARQLQGQKKQDEALAVFRSTAKKYPDYWTSHMGMARVYSAQGDFDNAVKEVKLSLVGAPDSNKANLEGYVKKLQAKEDINR, translated from the coding sequence ATGCGATATCACTACCGAAGCGTTTGTCTGCTTGCCTTGTTGTCCGCTGTTTTGTTATCCGCGAGTCTCGCTCAGGCGCAAACGGCCACCGGCGAAACTTTGATGCTCGATCTGCCGCGAGCGAGCCAGCATGCGGTGATCACGCAGCGCATCGGCATCACCGATATCACGCTCAACTATCATCGGCCGCTGGCGAACGGGCGGCAGGTCTGGGGCAAGCTTGCGCCTTACGGCCAGGTGTGGCGCGCGGGCGCGAATGAGAATACGACGATTACGTTCAGCGATCCGGTCACGATTGAAGGACAGGCGCTCGATAAGGGAACGTATGGACTGCATATGATTCCGGGCGAGAACCAGTGGACCGTGATCTTTTCAAAGAATTCGACATCGTGGGGAAGCTTTACCTACAAGCAGGAAGAAGACGCGCTGCGGGTCAATGTGAAGCCGCAACCGGCGGAGGCGCACGATGCGCTGACCTACGATTTCGATGATCTGAAGCCGAACTCGGCTGTCTTGACCATGCGCTGGGATAAAGTCGCGGTGCCGTTCAAAGTTACGGTCAACGTAAACGACTTGGTAACCGCTAGTATTCATCGGCAGTTGCACGGGCTCAATCAATATTACTGGGAAGGTTGGGACGATGCGGCTGGGTATTTCTTGGCCAACAAAATCAATCTGGACGAGGCGCTGAAGGATGAGGAGCAGTCGATCCAGTCGGAAGAGCGTTATGACAACGTGATGAACAAGTCGCGCATTCTGGAGGCGATGGGACGCGCTCCGGACGCCGACGCGGCGCGCAACAAGGCGCTGGGTATCGCGAGTCCGCTGCAACTTTATTTTTATGCGCGGCAGTTGCAGGGGCAGAAGAAGCAGGATGAGGCGCTGGCGGTGTTCCGGTCGACGGCCAAGAAGTATCCGGACTATTGGACTTCGCACATGGGCATGGCCCGCGTGTACAGCGCGCAGGGAGATTTTGACAATGCGGTGAAGGAAGTGAAGTTGTCGCTCGTGGGGGCGCCGGATTCGAATAAGGCGAATCTGGAGGGATATGTGAAGAAGCTGCAGGCTAAGGAGGATATTAACCGGTAG
- a CDS encoding DNA polymerase Y family protein, with product MPFACIYIPNFPVAAALRAEPERKTRALAILEGKPPLEKIIAVNENAARLGIAGGMTKSQAELCTELVLRTRSTLQESAAHATLLDCAQSFSPCVEDAACDTAILDLAGLESLFGTLPDISRAIHTRATALGLAANVAVASNPDAAVLAARGFPGVTIISAGQEAEQLGSLPTKVLFADLPKDSCGDSRPRLSGRAELDQSAARLLETLDRWGIRNLRDLAALPEVSLSERLGQAGLRLLQLARGAATRTLIPVESPLLFEEAIELEHAIVLLEPLAFLLNRLLEQLCARLSSRALGTQELRLTLELENFSPFRQQTKINNLQFLRTLRLPLPMLDPKVFLKLLQLDLNAHPPGAPIVKIHLAAEPARPRSAQGGLFLPPSPEPEKLELTLARIAGMVGEHKVGAIELLDTHHPEGFRMRRFAARVPQTDVTRKSPSGKKPDSATPDTEEKSPVTALRRFRPPLRASVTLENGQPVHVACARKKEVYGDVLWKAGPWRSSGDWWERDAWSRDEWDLALRNPASQEKDIVSFFRLVHDLLGGNWFVEGTYD from the coding sequence ATGCCGTTCGCCTGCATCTACATCCCGAATTTTCCCGTGGCGGCCGCACTCCGCGCCGAGCCTGAACGGAAGACTCGTGCTCTCGCCATCCTTGAAGGCAAGCCTCCACTGGAAAAAATCATCGCGGTCAACGAAAACGCCGCCCGACTGGGCATCGCAGGCGGCATGACCAAATCGCAAGCTGAACTGTGCACCGAACTCGTGTTACGCACACGTTCCACTTTGCAGGAATCCGCGGCGCACGCCACCTTGCTCGATTGCGCCCAGTCGTTCTCCCCCTGCGTGGAAGACGCCGCCTGCGACACCGCCATACTCGATCTCGCCGGCCTGGAATCTCTGTTCGGAACGTTGCCCGATATTTCCCGCGCCATCCACACTCGCGCCACCGCCCTCGGACTCGCAGCCAATGTCGCAGTAGCCTCTAATCCCGATGCCGCCGTGCTGGCCGCCCGCGGCTTTCCCGGCGTCACCATAATTTCCGCAGGCCAGGAAGCCGAACAATTAGGATCATTGCCGACGAAAGTTTTGTTTGCCGATCTGCCCAAAGATTCATGTGGGGACAGCCGCCCCCGGCTGTCCGGTCGAGCGGAGCTCGACCAATCCGCCGCTCGCCTGCTCGAAACCCTCGACCGCTGGGGAATCCGCAACCTGCGCGACCTGGCCGCGCTGCCCGAAGTTTCGCTCAGCGAACGCCTTGGGCAAGCAGGTCTGCGCCTGCTGCAACTGGCCCGCGGCGCAGCGACTCGCACTCTGATTCCCGTGGAATCGCCGCTGCTCTTTGAAGAAGCCATCGAACTCGAGCACGCTATCGTCCTGCTCGAACCGCTGGCTTTCCTGCTGAATCGCCTGCTCGAACAACTCTGCGCACGTCTAAGCTCACGAGCCCTCGGCACGCAAGAACTACGCCTAACACTGGAACTCGAAAATTTCTCGCCTTTCCGTCAACAAACAAAAATCAACAATCTCCAATTCCTTCGTACCCTGCGCCTGCCACTTCCCATGCTCGACCCAAAAGTTTTCCTCAAGCTGTTGCAGCTCGATTTAAATGCCCATCCTCCTGGCGCGCCTATTGTGAAGATTCATCTCGCCGCTGAACCGGCCCGTCCACGCTCGGCGCAGGGAGGACTATTTCTCCCTCCGTCGCCGGAACCGGAAAAGCTGGAACTCACCCTCGCTCGCATTGCCGGCATGGTCGGCGAACACAAAGTTGGAGCCATAGAACTTCTCGACACGCATCACCCCGAAGGATTTCGCATGCGTCGATTCGCCGCCCGGGTTCCGCAAACCGATGTCACACGAAAGAGTCCGAGTGGGAAAAAACCCGACTCGGCAACTCCCGACACAGAAGAAAAATCGCCCGTCACGGCCCTGCGCCGCTTCCGTCCCCCGCTGCGCGCCAGCGTAACCCTTGAAAACGGCCAGCCGGTACACGTGGCCTGCGCCAGAAAAAAAGAAGTTTACGGTGATGTGCTCTGGAAAGCCGGCCCCTGGCGCTCCTCCGGCGATTGGTGGGAGCGCGACGCCTGGTCCCGCGACGAATGGGACCTGGCTCTGCGAAACCCGGCCTCACAAGAAAAAGACATCGTCTCTTTCTTTCGACTCGTACACGACTTGCTCGGCGGGAACTGGTTCGTGGAAGGAACGTATGACTGA